The following DNA comes from Triplophysa dalaica isolate WHDGS20190420 chromosome 10, ASM1584641v1, whole genome shotgun sequence.
ggcctctcgcctgtacAGAGCTAAGgtctccgtccgtgaaaggttactgGTCAGggtgtacccatctttctccaagaaagcaatgggaccccccgaccatcacactggaaggttataGGTTACAGTATTTCTGTATGGCCTACTGTTTACTTATTCTTTTATTAATTCAGTCAATTTCATTTTATCAATGCAGTGGAGCTTCACTAAACTCTGCCCTCTCGCAGTAAGCCGTTTCAGTGCTCATGGATCTACGTTTcaaatttttacttaaaattgtAGACCTTCGTACTTCCTTTAATGTGGAAAGATTATTTCTTCAAAATCGTTATCgattttactttaaattcaACAGTGAATGAGAATCATAAATCAACCATCTGTGGTCTCTAAAATTGTGTTTTCATGGGTAGTTTAGCCCATGtgattacacacaaacacacacaaatccgGGCAAGCTCAAAAGAAGCAAAGTTTATCACTCAATTTGAACTTCTTTTACTACTTCTCACCACACAGGGTCATCTAAAGGTGCTTGATCAGTGACCAAATATTTAAACTGATGACAGTTTTTGATTTAGAGATCATGTCTAACATGTGAACATGGACTCGCACACCACAAACACATCATCATTGTTGCtgtaaaaaaggaaacaatacTTAGGGGCTGAACCTAaccagtttgattgatatataTGCGCCTGACACTAAACAGAACTTCACTCCTCAAAGACATCTTATAGAGAAACATCATCATGATCTTCTCACTGCTTCTGCTGGGGGCTCTGCTACCACATATGACCCTTACAGGTCAGTCTcatgaaattttattttgacttCTTCTGCAGTATGACCTCtattagaaatgttttaaaagtataaCTTTTGTATTtctaatgttttctttaaactaatatgagagtaaataaaaaacgaaattGAGAAAAAATTATCCCTTTGTGCTGTGGCACTCATTTCTTGTTTAAACATTATTGCTGTagtcatatttaatattaatagatgtctctctttctctcagcgTATGTAAATGTGGGTATAGTGAACGGTACCGAAGCAAAGGCACATTCCAGACCCTACATGGTTTCTATTCAAAAAGGTGGTAAACACATCTGCGGTGGCTTCCTTGTGTCTGAACAGTTTGTCATGTCGGCTGCACATTGCTATACAGAGtaagatttttcatttcaaaatttcATTATCTTCAAGTCCAGAGTCCGAAAAAAGCGAACATGTGAAATAACAATCAATATTTAccttcttaatatttatattttatctaaaGCTCTATTACTATTGGCGTCATTTGTCATTTGTAAACGGACAAAGTTGACTCTCTTAACAGTGGAGATAAGTTGACGGTTGTGGTTGGAGCTCATGATCTCGGACAAAGTTCTCGCCGGATGGATGTGGAAGTTTACAACATCCATCCTGAGTATGACTCTATAAAAGGGCTAAATGACATCATGATACTTAAGGTAAATGACTATCATCCTACAATTCTGTTTTCAATGGTTCTCAACCTGAGGGGAAGTTTGCTATCAAGTTTATGCCCTGTTTGAAACTGCAACTTTTGTGATTTTTCACAGCTCGATGGAACaaccaaaaatatgaaaaacgtCAAATCGATCTCCATACCAAATAAAGAAGAGGACATCAAGGCTGGGTCTAAATGC
Coding sequences within:
- the LOC130429947 gene encoding mast cell protease 4-like; translation: MIFSLLLLGALLPHMTLTAYVNVGIVNGTEAKAHSRPYMVSIQKGGKHICGGFLVSEQFVMSAAHCYTDGDKLTVVVGAHDLGQSSRRMDVEVYNIHPEYDSIKGLNDIMILKLDGTTKNMKNVKSISIPNKEEDIKAGSKCSVAGWGRKTTNGSGTDRLMEVDVTVIDTKACERYGIKHSQGMYVHLVLGKLGDSGGPLVCKDTAVGVVSFGEKNNCDKPTKPNVYTKISSFLPWVKAILKGVKQDLD